The following are encoded together in the Humulus lupulus chromosome 5, drHumLupu1.1, whole genome shotgun sequence genome:
- the LOC133834811 gene encoding uncharacterized protein LOC133834811, protein MAAETGAKRKRMGEKGGSLSKKTPNWPVIKPKQSLQITRLKDSDLFTVQNFLTSVESKAFIKVAESIGFAHQGSLGPTKGEAYRDNDRISVNDPVLADTIWASGLNQLFSDIKIRGKAAVGLNPSIRLYRYKVGQRFGRHIDESANLGEGKRTHYTLLIYLSGGVPKGKNDPKNPKDSQSEPLVGGETVFYGSTFRNSVVAEVSPTEGMALLHIHGDKCLLHEARNVTKGVKYVFRSDVVFA, encoded by the exons ATGGCAGCAGAGACAGGAGCGAAGAGGAAGCGAATGGGAGAGAAAGGAGGTAGTTTGTCCAAAAAGACACCGAATTGGCCTGTGATCAAACCTAAACAAAGTCTCCAGATCACTCGCCTCAAAGATTCTGATCTTTTCACG GTTCAAAATTTCCTTACATCTGTTGAATCAAAGGCATTCATCAAAGTTGCTGAGTCTATTGGTTTTGCTCACCAAGGGAGTCTAGGTCCAACAAAGGGAGAAGCTTACCGAGATAATGATCGAATCTCGGTGAATGATCCTGTGCTTGCAGATACAATATGGGCTTCTGGTCTTAACCAATTGTTCTCTGATATTAAAATTCGAGGAAAAGCTGCTGTTGGGTTGAATCCCAGTATCAGGTTGTACAG GTACAAGGTTGGTCAACGTTTTGGTAGGCATATTGATGAAAGTGCTAATCTAGGAGAGGGAAAGCGCACCCATTACACATTGTTGATATATTTAAGTGGGGGTGTTCCCAAAGGAAAAAATGATCCAAAGAATCCAAAAGACTCTCAGTCAGAGCCTCTAGTAGGAGGAGAAACAGTCTTCTATGGTTCCACTTTTAGGAATAGTGTTGTAGCCGAG GTGTCTCCGACTGAAGGGATGGCTCTTCTCCACATTCATGGCGACAAGTGTTTGTTGCATGAAGCTCGAAATGTTACTAAGGGTGTCAAGTATGTATTTCGTTCAGATGTAGTTTTTGCTTAA